The proteins below come from a single Chryseobacterium sp. MA9 genomic window:
- a CDS encoding sugar phosphate isomerase/epimerase, whose product MMNIKLGASLLSWITPLWNAESGKYAIEKTAQAGFDLIEILLPGSMDFDAVTVKKQLKENHLEAVCSLNLPKDAHIAFHPETAEKLIKKAIDKVDELETNLLAGVLHSGIGVFTGKTLTENEKEIIAEVWCNVADYAQNRNVDIAIEPINRYESYVCNTAKNVLELIKKTGKNNLFLHLDTFHMNIEENNFYDPIINSGKMLKHIHVTESHRGMLGEGTVNWKEFFSALKEINFEGNLVLENFSSSIPGMQEKVSLWQKSPYDAQELAEGSLAFLKKHMKN is encoded by the coding sequence ATGATGAATATAAAACTAGGGGCTTCCCTACTCTCCTGGATCACGCCGTTATGGAATGCAGAATCAGGGAAATATGCTATAGAAAAAACCGCTCAGGCCGGGTTTGATCTTATCGAAATACTGCTGCCGGGTTCAATGGATTTTGATGCTGTCACAGTAAAAAAACAGCTGAAAGAAAATCATCTGGAAGCCGTATGTTCACTAAACCTTCCCAAAGATGCCCATATTGCGTTTCATCCTGAAACAGCAGAAAAGCTTATCAAAAAAGCAATCGATAAAGTTGATGAACTGGAAACCAATCTGCTGGCCGGAGTATTGCATAGCGGAATAGGTGTCTTTACCGGAAAAACACTTACAGAAAACGAAAAAGAAATCATTGCTGAAGTATGGTGCAACGTGGCCGATTATGCACAAAACAGAAATGTTGATATCGCTATAGAACCTATTAACCGTTATGAGTCCTATGTTTGCAACACTGCAAAAAATGTCCTGGAACTTATTAAGAAAACAGGTAAAAATAACCTTTTCCTTCATCTTGATACCTTTCATATGAATATTGAGGAAAACAATTTTTATGACCCAATTATCAATTCCGGAAAAATGCTGAAACATATTCATGTTACAGAATCTCACCGGGGTATGTTGGGAGAAGGAACTGTAAACTGGAAAGAATTTTTCTCTGCACTGAAGGAAATCAATTTTGAAGGAAATTTGGTTCTTGAAAATTTCAGCTCCTCAATTCCGGGAATGCAGGAAAAGGTTTCTTTATGGCAGAAATCACCTTACGATGCACAGGAGCTTGCTGAAGGAAGCCTTGCATTTTTAAAGAAACATATGAAAAATTAA
- a CDS encoding carbohydrate porin, with protein MKTKLLLAWCILLVCISRGINAQITITNKKFSFGTTGRIGAGYSPNADGKTGRQLNLNNQGSLGGRMDQGDYVDFLPAFHFSPVVNGDSLKSTKIDMQARLSFYSGGTFLGNVDSKSNQGMIVALPEAFVEARNIMGSDWDIWAGSRWLRYDDIHIADYFYFDDHSATGWGVRHKNTRFSMFFPAAIDTAANNSTPYSYTNVISGSKNLIYRQREVFVLEQTLPFKNTKHKLKLMAEFHHVEKSGENSVEQYPSDRGWVFGAKLNSDITTKIPGSFNQFSIRYGTGIANGGDNGNTQTWRTYGAPDEITKTYKGAYSFTIVEHLLWNISNRWSLNPYAVFTKSKGGSYSNDKALDYYSREIFNRKTEFNTGIRATYYFNNWFHILSELHYATRKNGMQDAASMMKLVLAPPIVPTAERSVWARPHIRFIAEVSRYNDQAMNSLYSPFLQQSGAKRFGTYFGIRTEWWIF; from the coding sequence ATGAAAACAAAGCTTTTATTAGCCTGGTGCATTTTACTTGTATGCATCAGCAGGGGAATTAATGCCCAGATCACAATCACGAACAAAAAATTTTCCTTTGGGACAACCGGGAGAATCGGAGCTGGCTATTCTCCGAATGCCGATGGAAAGACAGGAAGACAGTTGAATCTGAATAACCAGGGATCTTTAGGAGGCAGAATGGATCAGGGAGATTATGTTGATTTTTTACCTGCTTTTCATTTCTCCCCTGTTGTGAACGGTGACAGCTTAAAAAGTACAAAGATTGATATGCAGGCAAGATTAAGCTTTTATTCCGGGGGAACTTTTCTGGGAAATGTGGATTCAAAATCCAATCAGGGGATGATTGTTGCCTTACCGGAAGCCTTTGTTGAAGCCAGAAATATTATGGGAAGTGACTGGGATATCTGGGCAGGTTCAAGATGGCTGAGATATGATGACATTCACATTGCAGATTACTTTTATTTTGATGACCATTCGGCAACCGGCTGGGGAGTAAGACATAAAAATACAAGGTTTTCTATGTTTTTCCCGGCAGCTATTGATACTGCAGCTAACAACTCGACTCCATACTCTTATACCAATGTGATCAGCGGATCAAAAAACCTTATATACAGGCAGAGAGAAGTATTTGTTCTGGAGCAGACACTGCCATTTAAAAATACAAAACACAAGCTGAAATTGATGGCAGAATTTCATCATGTAGAAAAATCAGGAGAAAATTCTGTAGAACAGTACCCTTCAGACCGGGGTTGGGTTTTTGGAGCTAAACTCAATTCAGATATTACAACAAAAATACCGGGTTCATTCAATCAGTTTTCTATAAGATATGGAACTGGGATTGCCAACGGCGGAGATAATGGAAATACGCAGACATGGCGTACTTATGGAGCACCTGATGAAATCACAAAAACATACAAAGGTGCCTACTCTTTTACAATTGTTGAGCATTTACTATGGAATATTTCAAACCGATGGTCGCTTAATCCCTATGCCGTTTTCACCAAAAGTAAAGGTGGATCATACAGTAATGATAAGGCTTTGGACTATTATAGCCGTGAAATTTTCAACCGGAAAACAGAGTTTAATACCGGAATAAGGGCCACTTATTATTTTAATAACTGGTTTCATATTCTTTCCGAGCTCCATTATGCAACACGAAAAAACGGAATGCAGGATGCTGCATCCATGATGAAGCTTGTTTTGGCTCCCCCAATTGTTCCTACGGCAGAACGAAGTGTCTGGGCAAGACCCCACATCCGCTTTATTGCAGAAGTATCAAGGTATAATGATCAGGCTATGAACAGTCTTTATTCACCGTTTTTACAGCAGTCAGGAGCAAAAAGATTCGGAACTTATTTCGGTATACGAACAGAATGGTGGATTTTTTAA
- a CDS encoding sugar MFS transporter — protein sequence MNTPKFTDKKYYIVLSFVTSLFFFWAIALTMGDVLNKHFQNVLHISKSKSGLVQLSIFGAYALMGIPAGLFMKRFGYKLGVILGLSLFALGSFLFIPAANTSSFDFFRLALFVLAMGMATLETVAHPFVAALGDERTSDQRVNFAQSFNGLGAIIGPLLGGYFIFGAPDSGTGSLDSVKNLYTWIGIVILVITVIFSFIRVPDLKDPHAEDILISENEKGEDLSVSDPHAPLYKQRHFIFAVVAQFFNIAAQGGTWAYFINYGVEKMHLPEIQASYYFSLSMAMMMIGRFIGTFLMRFIAPNKLLAIFTACNIILCLIISQSFGWISFISLILLNLFLSVMYPTIFSLGLKRLGSKVQQASSFLVMAMFGGAVFPPIMGRIAEKDIAHAYLLPILCYAVILLFALKYYKPKTLK from the coding sequence ATGAATACTCCAAAATTTACAGATAAAAAATACTATATCGTCCTATCCTTTGTTACGTCATTATTTTTCTTCTGGGCTATTGCGCTTACCATGGGAGATGTACTGAATAAGCATTTTCAGAATGTCCTTCACATTTCAAAATCCAAATCAGGACTGGTGCAGCTTTCCATTTTTGGTGCATATGCACTCATGGGGATTCCGGCAGGTCTTTTTATGAAAAGATTTGGTTATAAATTAGGCGTAATATTAGGGCTTTCATTGTTTGCACTGGGATCTTTTTTGTTTATTCCGGCAGCCAACACTTCTTCATTTGACTTTTTCAGATTAGCTCTTTTTGTTCTCGCAATGGGAATGGCAACTCTTGAAACAGTAGCTCATCCCTTTGTAGCAGCTCTTGGAGATGAAAGGACGAGTGATCAGAGAGTTAACTTTGCTCAGTCATTTAATGGTCTGGGAGCCATTATAGGCCCGCTTTTAGGTGGGTATTTCATTTTCGGAGCTCCTGATTCCGGAACAGGATCTCTGGATTCTGTAAAAAATCTTTATACATGGATTGGTATTGTGATTCTGGTGATTACCGTTATTTTCAGTTTCATCAGAGTACCGGATCTCAAAGATCCTCACGCAGAAGACATCCTTATTTCAGAAAATGAAAAAGGTGAAGATTTATCTGTATCAGATCCTCATGCACCACTCTATAAACAGAGACATTTTATATTTGCAGTCGTTGCCCAGTTTTTTAACATTGCCGCACAGGGCGGAACATGGGCGTATTTTATCAATTACGGTGTCGAAAAAATGCACCTCCCGGAGATACAGGCTTCCTATTATTTTTCTCTGAGCATGGCCATGATGATGATTGGCAGATTTATTGGTACATTCCTGATGAGATTCATCGCTCCCAACAAGCTGCTGGCTATCTTTACAGCATGCAATATTATTCTGTGTCTGATTATTTCCCAAAGCTTCGGATGGATATCATTTATCAGCCTTATTTTGCTCAATCTGTTCCTGAGTGTAATGTACCCCACCATTTTCAGTCTTGGATTGAAAAGATTAGGTTCAAAGGTTCAGCAGGCTTCATCTTTCCTGGTTATGGCGATGTTTGGAGGAGCTGTTTTCCCTCCGATAATGGGTAGAATTGCAGAAAAAGATATTGCACATGCATACCTACTTCCTATTCTCTGCTATGCGGTTATTTTATTATTTGCATTAAAATATTACAAGCCCAAAACACTTAAATAA
- a CDS encoding carbohydrate kinase has protein sequence MITNKINYVVCFGEVLWDIFPSGSRAGGAPFNVAYNLFKMGIDTKMLSRIGNDELGHSLLNQIKNWGITTDFIQLDEEKATGTVLADFDEQGEAVYDIVKEVAWDYIESLPKHKDLIQNSEAFVFGSLITRSEVSQTTLLELLEYSKFRVFDVNFRPPFIDFDFIKKLLHKADLVKMNKAELRKIFEFLGEEYIDEDTSIRHLQAYFNLNEIVLTKGSKGARYFVGNTAYNFPAVHIEIADTVGSGDSFLAGFLSKRIQGRSPEKIMKQATSLGAFITSKSGACPDYSYEEFREFREKNSCKTS, from the coding sequence ATGATAACAAATAAAATTAACTATGTCGTATGCTTTGGAGAGGTTCTCTGGGACATCTTCCCTTCCGGATCCAGAGCTGGTGGCGCACCATTTAATGTTGCCTACAATCTTTTCAAAATGGGAATTGATACCAAAATGCTTAGCAGAATTGGCAATGACGAATTAGGACACAGCCTTCTTAATCAAATTAAAAACTGGGGAATAACAACCGATTTCATACAGCTGGATGAGGAAAAGGCCACAGGAACAGTACTTGCTGATTTTGATGAACAGGGAGAAGCGGTCTATGACATTGTAAAAGAAGTTGCCTGGGACTATATTGAATCTTTGCCCAAACATAAGGACCTTATTCAGAATTCAGAAGCATTCGTTTTTGGAAGTCTTATTACCAGAAGTGAAGTGTCTCAAACTACACTGCTGGAACTTTTAGAATATTCAAAATTCAGGGTTTTTGATGTCAATTTCCGTCCACCTTTCATCGATTTTGATTTCATTAAAAAATTATTGCATAAAGCTGATCTTGTTAAGATGAATAAGGCAGAACTCAGAAAAATTTTTGAATTTCTAGGTGAAGAGTATATAGATGAAGATACAAGCATCAGACATCTTCAGGCTTATTTTAACCTGAATGAAATTGTTCTTACCAAAGGAAGTAAAGGTGCCAGATATTTTGTGGGAAATACCGCTTATAATTTTCCGGCAGTTCATATTGAAATTGCAGACACTGTAGGAAGTGGAGACTCTTTTCTGGCAGGATTCCTGTCTAAAAGAATTCAGGGTAGATCACCGGAAAAGATTATGAAACAGGCAACATCATTAGGAGCATTTATTACTTCAAAGTCCGGAGCATGCCCGGATTACTCCTATGAAGAATTCAGAGAATTCAGAGAAAAGAACAGCTGTAAAACCTCTTAA
- a CDS encoding LacI family DNA-binding transcriptional regulator: protein MKRSSIKDIAKLAGVSVATVSYVLNRKEGQRISEETRKKIFEIAETINYTPNKIAKSLKTNKTKLLGLIVADISNDFYSHMARNLEDKALKLGYTLIIGSSDENAEKFQKLTELFSQQQVDGMIVAPVSGSERTLENLISIKYPIVTIDRYLKEVAIPGITIDNQEIAENTTSLLLNKDFDKIIYVGYKTELPHLLDRQHGFEKAVSLSKKTVEIQYLLVGLENIAQEVHLQLENRLGKKPENTALYFSSNKLAVAGLSYIVKNNIKVPEQVSIIAFDETDAYDLFPTEVTYIQQPIEEMAEEAIKLLDGQINNYISTGKRITLSAKLIPKASLK from the coding sequence ATGAAAAGGTCTTCTATAAAAGATATTGCTAAACTGGCAGGAGTTTCCGTAGCCACAGTTTCCTATGTTCTCAACAGAAAGGAAGGACAGCGTATCAGTGAGGAGACCCGGAAAAAAATTTTTGAAATTGCTGAAACGATTAACTACACTCCCAATAAGATAGCAAAAAGCCTTAAAACTAACAAAACAAAGCTTCTTGGATTAATCGTTGCAGATATCTCCAATGATTTCTATTCTCATATGGCAAGAAATCTGGAAGATAAAGCTTTAAAATTAGGCTATACCCTGATCATTGGCAGCTCCGATGAAAATGCAGAAAAATTCCAAAAACTTACTGAGCTTTTCTCACAGCAACAGGTGGATGGAATGATCGTTGCCCCCGTATCCGGTTCAGAAAGAACACTTGAAAACCTTATCAGCATTAAATATCCAATTGTAACTATTGACAGATATCTCAAAGAGGTTGCCATTCCTGGAATTACAATTGACAATCAGGAAATAGCAGAAAACACAACCAGCTTACTTCTTAATAAAGATTTTGATAAAATAATCTATGTAGGCTACAAAACTGAGCTTCCCCACCTCCTGGACCGCCAGCATGGTTTTGAAAAAGCGGTAAGCCTTTCCAAAAAAACAGTTGAAATACAATATCTGTTGGTTGGGTTGGAAAATATTGCACAGGAAGTACATTTACAGCTTGAAAACAGGTTGGGGAAAAAACCTGAAAATACAGCATTGTATTTTTCCAGTAATAAACTTGCAGTTGCAGGGCTTTCCTATATTGTTAAGAATAATATAAAAGTCCCGGAACAGGTCTCTATAATAGCATTTGATGAAACGGATGCATATGACCTTTTTCCTACCGAGGTCACCTATATCCAACAGCCTATTGAAGAAATGGCTGAAGAAGCTATTAAGCTCTTGGATGGACAGATCAACAATTATATATCAACTGGAAAAAGGATAACATTATCTGCAAAACTGATTCCTAAAGCATCTTTAAAATAA
- a CDS encoding Crp/Fnr family transcriptional regulator codes for MTDVFKNYLSSIGGLLAEEINFSEQFFKPIRLKKGDFLIREDEICRHIGFIASGAVKAFAIDKEGKENITCFKFENEFAASFPEFVAQEKSGRSIKAIEDSIVYRISYPDYQHLLGQVAAWNGVIQLVMEQEYKQKERYLLNYNNKSAVDKYRHVLSSEPMLVQRIATQDLASYLGITQRSLTRAKGQIHRPSIL; via the coding sequence ATGACAGACGTATTTAAAAATTATCTATCCTCAATAGGAGGACTACTAGCCGAGGAAATCAACTTTTCTGAGCAATTCTTCAAACCGATCCGTTTAAAGAAAGGTGATTTTTTAATTCGTGAAGATGAAATCTGCCGTCATATTGGATTTATCGCTAGTGGGGCCGTAAAAGCATTCGCCATAGACAAAGAAGGAAAGGAAAATATTACCTGCTTCAAGTTTGAAAATGAATTTGCTGCCTCGTTTCCGGAGTTTGTGGCGCAGGAAAAATCCGGAAGGAGTATAAAGGCTATAGAAGATAGCATAGTTTATAGGATAAGCTATCCAGACTATCAGCATCTGCTTGGTCAGGTGGCCGCTTGGAATGGAGTTATACAATTGGTGATGGAGCAGGAGTATAAACAAAAGGAACGTTATCTGCTGAATTACAATAATAAGTCGGCTGTGGATAAATACCGCCATGTCCTGTCTAGCGAACCGATGCTCGTTCAGCGCATAGCGACGCAGGACCTGGCATCGTACCTGGGCATCACGCAGCGATCGCTTACACGGGCAAAGGGACAAATACATAGACCCAGCATATTATAG
- a CDS encoding MBL fold metallo-hydrolase, producing the protein MLHQIAPEVFQISLMPRNSINCYIIEGVLVDSGIRSSYTTIKKALQKIPVYQHILTHAHADHQGCSDQICAEFAISLLCHPDEVSRTETGMVTNEYPNPQHWIAKLQQKYWAGQGHKVERTIVENDRIGNFRVIETPGHSAGHISLFREQDGVLIIGDVATNMNLLTTATGLRLPPNIFTSDQQRNIKSLQKLAKLSPSIICFGHGPVLRNTDRKFEQFVAKCSAL; encoded by the coding sequence ATGTTACATCAAATTGCTCCTGAAGTATTCCAGATTTCACTGATGCCACGAAACAGTATCAATTGCTATATTATCGAAGGTGTATTAGTAGATTCCGGAATACGGAGCTCATATACAACTATAAAGAAAGCTCTCCAGAAAATCCCTGTTTATCAGCATATACTGACACATGCCCATGCAGACCATCAGGGCTGTAGCGATCAGATATGTGCTGAGTTTGCAATATCTTTACTCTGTCATCCTGACGAAGTTTCTAGAACCGAAACGGGTATGGTAACCAATGAATATCCAAATCCACAACATTGGATAGCAAAGCTTCAACAAAAATACTGGGCAGGTCAGGGACACAAAGTTGAACGGACAATAGTTGAAAACGATAGGATTGGAAACTTTCGGGTAATAGAGACGCCAGGACATTCGGCAGGTCATATTTCTTTATTCCGTGAGCAAGACGGTGTGCTGATCATTGGAGATGTAGCGACCAATATGAACCTGCTCACGACAGCGACCGGTCTGCGGCTTCCACCAAACATATTCACCTCCGATCAGCAACGCAACATCAAATCGCTCCAGAAGCTGGCAAAACTGAGTCCATCCATTATCTGCTTTGGTCATGGACCGGTCCTGCGAAATACAGATCGGAAGTTTGAGCAATTTGTAGCTAAATGCAGTGCGCTGTAA
- a CDS encoding heme oxygenase, producing the protein MKTIHLFQFKNSISRNIPFFKEECRIDNLNDLMAYDLMNTEKVTEFIISVPEDFIFEETPREEILTMCKKAEETIEHYFATTVDDYDVI; encoded by the coding sequence ATGAAAACCATACATCTCTTTCAGTTTAAAAATTCCATTTCCCGTAACATTCCATTTTTTAAGGAAGAATGCCGGATAGATAATCTTAACGATTTAATGGCCTATGATTTAATGAACACTGAAAAAGTGACTGAGTTTATTATCAGCGTTCCTGAGGACTTTATTTTTGAAGAGACTCCGAGGGAAGAGATTTTAACGATGTGTAAAAAAGCTGAAGAAACTATTGAGCATTATTTTGCAACAACAGTAGATGATTACGATGTTATTTAA
- a CDS encoding CinA family protein — translation MKFQQNLLDYISTSLITIGETVSIAESVTSGLVQLAFSQMPNSSLFYKGGITAFTLPEKLRFLDSNRIEEQGNNFETQHMADIMATKVAMSFGTDWGISSTGYASSTRNSGFHIFSFCSFSYKGDIILSKRIELNDKIQALDAQLYYTEFILGSFKGALNQILI, via the coding sequence ATGAAATTCCAGCAAAACTTACTGGATTATATTAGTACCTCACTCATTACAATTGGGGAGACGGTATCTATAGCAGAAAGCGTAACTTCAGGATTAGTACAGCTGGCTTTTTCACAGATGCCTAATTCAAGTCTATTTTATAAAGGTGGTATAACAGCATTTACATTACCAGAAAAGCTTAGGTTTTTGGACAGTAACCGCATTGAGGAGCAAGGAAATAATTTTGAGACCCAGCATATGGCTGATATAATGGCAACAAAAGTCGCTATGTCATTTGGAACGGACTGGGGAATATCTTCTACCGGCTATGCCTCTTCTACAAGGAATTCAGGCTTTCATATTTTTTCATTCTGCTCATTTAGCTATAAAGGAGATATCATCCTTTCCAAACGAATTGAGCTTAATGATAAAATCCAGGCTCTGGATGCTCAACTGTATTACACTGAGTTCATTTTAGGAAGCTTTAAAGGTGCTCTGAATCAAATATTGATCTAA
- a CDS encoding cupin domain-containing protein, which produces MNHKELEKSKVYITRQIVEYIPNSIVSKTIMEKLTGNISALSFDDKEGLPEKISPFDAVVQIIEGKAEIIIDGASYFMEEGECIIIPAHKSHSIKGNKRFKMIVTIIKSGYE; this is translated from the coding sequence ATGAATCATAAAGAACTTGAGAAATCAAAAGTATATATTACCCGCCAGATCGTAGAATACATTCCGAATTCTATAGTCAGCAAGACAATAATGGAAAAACTAACCGGCAATATCAGTGCTTTATCGTTTGACGACAAAGAAGGATTACCCGAAAAAATTTCTCCTTTTGACGCTGTTGTACAGATTATTGAAGGTAAAGCAGAAATCATTATAGACGGAGCTTCTTATTTTATGGAAGAAGGTGAATGCATTATCATTCCGGCCCATAAATCTCATTCTATAAAAGGAAATAAACGCTTTAAAATGATAGTAACGATAATAAAAAGCGGCTATGAATAA